CTTCGAGGCCGAAGCCCGGCTCCGCCATCGTCTCGGTGATCCGGGCCAGGAGGTCCCGGGTGACTTTGCCGGGCTTGCCGTCCCCGACGCGGTGGCCGCCGACTCCAACGATCGGCATGACGAAAGCGCCGGTCCCGGTCATGAAGACCTCACGATTCTCTCCGACCAGATCGAGCGGCAGGAGGATGGGCGACTCCTCGGTCGTGAAGCCCATCTCGCGGGCCAGTCGCAGGATGGTCATTCGGGTGATCCCGTTCAGGCAGTAAGCTTCCGCCGGAGTAACCACCCGCACTCGGGCGGGGTCTTTTTCCCACCCCTTTTCCTTGAGGACCACGAAAATGTTGTCGACGGTGGCCTCCGCCACGAAGCCCGCCTCGTTGAGCATGATGCACTCGACATGCTCGTCGCCATTGCAGCCTTCCCTGAGAGCCAGGACGTTGTTCAGGTAGTTGTTGCTCTTGATACGCGGGTCGAGGATGTTCGCTCCCGGCCGGCGGATCACGCGGGCGATTCCCAGCGTGATTCCGCGCTCGTAGGCCTCCCGCGGATAGAGCCTGATCGTGGAAACCAGGGCAAAGAGGGAGGAGCCGATGCACTTCTTGGGGTTTATCCCGAGATCTCCGGGTCCGCGGCTCACCACCAGCCTGATGTAGGAATTGTCCTGAGGCTCGAACGGCACCTGGCGGATCGTCTCCAGCAGATGCAGCGCCAGCGCCTCGCGCGAGTAGGGAACCGCGATGCCGAGTTCCGCGGCCGACCGCCAGAGACGGTCCAGGTGCTCCCGCAGCAGGAAGACGCGTCCGTGCTTGATGAGGATTCCCTCGAAGCAGGCATCGCCGTAGAGCACCACGTGATCCAGCAGAGGCAGCCCGATCTCGTCCAGGCGGAAGGTGCCGTGGCGGCGGGGCAGCCCTTCGGCGGCTTCCTGCGCCGCGGAGCGGGCGGGATCTAGGAGGATGCGGGGAGTCACGCCTTCCACCACCGGCATCGAGACGAAGGCCCGGGCTTTTCTGCCGACCTCGATCAGAGCGGCCCTGGCGTTCTCTAGGGTGGTATCCGGCAACGGCATGCGGCGTCTCCTGCGAATCGCTGATACTCTGGAATCATTCATTTTATAGCCGATTCCCTCGACAAGGGTCAACGAAGAAGCGCGTCAAAAACCGTCACCCGGAGGGTGTCAAAACTTGGCCGCCTTGTGCCCGACCGCCAGGCGGAATCCCCAGGGGTGCACCCCGTCCGCGCCAAAGACGGAACCGGAGGTGAGTGAACCCTAGGGGATGCAACAGGATGTGTGCGGGCGCCGGCCGTGTGAGGGAAAGCCCCCCGAACCGGCACCGTGGCCTCGTTCTTGCTGCCCTTCGAGAGGTTCCTTTTTTCGCCCGTGTGGTGCGTGCATGGGCCGAGACACCCCGAGGGAAGGTTTTTCGATGAATGAGGCACCTTCGATTCTCCGGGAAGTCACGCTCTGGCCGCTGGGTGGCATTGCCCTGTTGTCCTTCGTCCTCGGCTACTTCCTGGCCCGCATGGGACGCGGCGAAGCCTCCCGGACGCGTGGCCCTTCCCAGGAGTCCACCGCCTTCGTGGACCTGGAGACTTTCCGCGAATCACAGAAGATCAAGGCACGGCTGGAGCTCGAGAACCAGACCTTTTCCGAGTTCTTCCAGCTGCTCACCGATTTCACGCGCGAGCTGGACGGCAACATGGACATCTCGCTCCTGCCCAGGCGTCTGCTGGGCATCATCGACAAGATTTTCCTCCCCAGCCAGATCCTGATTTTTATCACCGATCCCGTTCTCACGGACCGCTTGATCCTCAAGGAATCCAAGAGCAGCTCGAAAGATGCGCTCGTGCCGCGTGAGATTCCCTTCGGAGAGGGGAAGATCGGCTGGGTCGCCCAGAGCCGGACGACCATGGACCAGGAGGACTTCGTGCGTGAGATGCGCACCGGCGGCGCCAATCTCGACGCCCCAGGACACTTTCGATTCAAGGTAGACCTGTGCGCCCCGATGCTGGAGAACAACCAGAGCCTCCAGGGGGTGATCTCGGTGGGCGGAATCACGCGCCATCCGAAATTCGAGAAGCGGCTGCTCTCCATGATTGCCGATCTGGGGGCCATGTCGCTGATGAACCGGCGGCTCATGGAAGGACAGCGGAGGAAGGCGAATTCCGACGGTCTCACCGGCCTGATCACCAAGCGCTACCTGCAGGAGCTGCTGGGCGAGGAGATTCACAAGGCGGAGGTCGAGACAAAGCCGGTGTCACTGTTCATCTTCGATCTGGACCACTTCAAGAAGCTCAACGATACACACGGCCACCTGACGGGAGACCTGGTCCTCAAGGAAACGGCCGAAGTGGTCCGGAAGACGGTGCGCGAGGGGGACATCGCGGCGCGCTGGGGAGGAGAGGAATTCCTGGTCATCCTGCCGGAGACGCCCAAGGAGGGTGCCTGGCTGGCCGCTGAAAAAGTGCGGCAGGCGCTGGCCAAACACGTCTTTCACGACGAAGCCGGCGATCCGATCGCCGCGGTCACGCTCAGCGGTGGTGTCGCGACTTTTCCCGGAGACGGCAGGACACAATCACAGCTGGTGGGAGCGGCGGACGAGGCACTCTACGGCGCCAAGCGCTCGGGACGGAACAAGGTCATGAAGGCGGAGCCCAAGTTCCTCTCGGAAGCGGGTGCCGAACTGGTGTTCGGCGAGGGGAGCGGGGCGGCTTAGAGCGGGACGGATCGGCACGGGACACGTTCGCCGCGCCGAAAACACTTCTACGGCATCCTGTTCAGGATGCTGCAAATCTCGAAAAGCTAGATGGCCTTCTTGGTGTTGAGAGCGGACCAGGCGCTCATGATGAGGTAGGTCCGGGCGCTTTCCACTTCGATCCACTTGCGATAGACCTTGCGGCGCTGCGTGTCGATCTGGTAGCTGGTGTTGTCGTAGGCAAATTCCACGATGAGGGGCGCCGGCTTGGAGCCTTTCGCAATCCCTTTCTTCATCTCTCCTCCTCAGGACAGTCGGGTTGCAGGATATGCCTGCAAGGGCGAGGCCAGGCAACTCCAGTCGCCGGGGAAGGTTTGGGAAGTGCCGGAGCTTGATTCTCAAGTCGTTGACAGGACGGAATTAACCGATCCAGTGGCGGTCCATCATCACCTATGGGACGAAACCTCGGCACGATCGATATGGGCCGTTTTGACCCACCATGTATGCCGAAAAAGCCTGCCACAATTGCGCAGTTGGTCTTGCGACCCCGGGGCAGGGGCTGGCATAATCCTCAGCGAATGAACAAGCATTCCCTGCGCATTCTGGTCCTCGACCCCGACGAGACCACGGGCGCCGAGGCGCTGCGGTCTCTCGGACAGGATGGATTCCGCGTCTCGGCCGTCGTCACCTTGAAGCGCGCCCTGAGGCTTCTGGCACGACGTGACTACGATCTCGCGGTGGTCGCCCTGGGCGTGGCCGGGCTGGGGCCTCGCCCTCTGTTCGCACGGCTGCGCGAAGCCGCCCCGGCGATTCCGATTCTCGCCCTAGTCGAGCCGGGGAAGATGGTCCATGCGGTGCGCGCCCTCAAGGGAGGCGCCGAGGACTGCCTCTCGAAGCCGGTCGATCCCTTCGAGCTGCGCCGCCGCGTCGGCAGGATCCTGGAGCGCAAGGACCTCGCTGATCGGCTGGCGCACCTCCAGTCGGCGCTCTCGGAGCGCTATTCGCTGTCGAGCATCGTGCAGAACTCGCCCGCCATGAAGGGGGTGGTGCAGCGGATCACGCAGGTCGCGGCGGCCAACAGCACCATCCTGATCCTGGGCGAGAGCGGCGTGGGGAAGGAGCTGGTGGCCAAGGCGATCCACTACAACAGCCCGCGCCGGCACCGGCCTTTCCTGGCCATCAACTGCTCCGCCATTCCCGCGAGCCTCATCGAGAGCGAGCTGTTCGGTCACGAGCGGGGGGCTTTCACGGGGGCGGTCGAGCGGGTGCGGGGAAAGTTCGAGATGGCCGAGGGAGGGACGATCTTCCTGGACGAGGTCGGCGAGATGGACCTTCCGACCCAGGTCAAGCTGCTGCGCGTCCTGGAAGAGCGCGAGTTCATGCGCGTGGGAGGCACCCGCAACATCCGCATCGACGTGCGCGTCCTGGCGGCGACCAACGCCGCCTTGCAGCAGCGCATCCGCCAGGGGCAATTCCGCGAAGACCTCTATTTCCGGCTTCAGGTCATCACGCTGCAGGTCCCGCCGCTGCGCCAGCGCTCGGCGGATCTGCCCGAGCTGGTGCGCACCTTCCTGGATTCGATGGCCCGCGCCAACTCGGTCCCGCCGAAGGAAATCTCTCCCGAGGCCCTGTTCCTGCTGAGCCACTACGCCTGGCCGGGAAACGTGCGCGAGCTGAAGAACCTCCTGGAAAGCCTGGTCGTCATGCTGCCGGGCGACCGCATCGAGGCGGCCGATCTCCCCGCCGTGGTGAAGGGCGAGCGCGGCGCCGAGGAGCTCATGCCGCGGGTCGAGGCCGGGATGACCCTGAAGGAGATGGAGCGCGAGCTGATCAGCAAGACGCTGGCGAGGACGGAAGGGAACCGGACGCGCGCCGCCCGGATGCTCGCGATCGGCGTCCGGACCTTGCACCGGAAGATTCGGGAGTACAATCTGCGCTGATCGCAACTCCTGCGGCTTGCCGCGCGCTCCCGGAGGGCGCTGCCTTGATCACCGGCTTCAATACCGACGTCGAGCACGAAGGTCGCATCTATCACATCCAGACCGAGGACAAGGGGACGGGCAATCCCGTCATCGAATCCCTCGTCTATCTCGGAGGCGAGATCCTGGCGTCGCGCCGCACCTCTTACGCCGATCTCGCCGCCCGCGGGGCGCCCGCGGTCGAGCTGTCCGAGAGGCTCGAAGCCCAGCATCGCAGGATGGTGCTCGATGTCCGGCAGGGCCGTCACGACCCCGGAGGGATGAAGGCTTTCGGGGAAGGGATCATCTCGGAGCGCGGATTCGAGCAGGTCGTGCTCGACTACCTCGCGCGCGACCTGGCCACGGAGAACCTGCAGGTCACCCTCGAGGAGCCCTCCCGGTTCGAGTCGGGCCGACGGACGCAGGTGGTGTTGCGGGCGAAAGGGGAAATCACCTCCCTGCCGGTGGCCGGGGTCCGCCTCGAGCTGCGGCTGCTCTCCCCGGTCGAGAAGCCGCGCATCCTCCTGGAAGGCAACTCCGACCGCGCGGGAGTGTTCCGCGGCACGATCGACCTGCCGCCGATCGAGGCCGGCAGCGCGGCCCTGGTCGTTCGCGCTCGGCTTGGGGACGAGGTGGTGGAGTTGAAGTGGATGGTCGAGGAGCCGTCGAAGCCATGAAGATCGTGGTCAACGGAGAGGAGCGGGAAATCGCCGAGGGGGCCACCCTCGCGACGCTGATCGAGCTCCTGCAGCTCCCTCCCGGGCGGATCGCGGTCGAGCGGAACCGCGAAGTGGTGCCCCGCGCGAAGCACGCCGAGACGGTGCTGCATGAAGGCGACCTCCTCGAGATGGTCCGCTTCATGGGGGGGGGATGAGCGCGCCGGCGCCGCAGCAGCCGATGAGAGGCAAGGGCCCCTTGCAGCTGGGAGATCGACGCTTCTCCTCCCGCCTGATCCTCGGGACCGGCAAGTATCCCTCCGAGACGATCATGCAGCAGGCGCTGGAAGCTTCGGGCACCGAGCTCGTGACCGTCGCCGTCCGGCGCGTCGATCTGGGGGCGAGGGGGAAGGGCTCGCTGCTCGACTTCATCGATCCGGCCCGCTACACGCTGCTTCCGAACACCGCCGGCTGCACGACGGCGGGCGAAGCGGTGCGCACCGCCCGGCTGGCGGCGGAGGCGGGTCTCTCTTCCATGGTGAAGCTGGAAGTCATCGGGGATCAGCGCACTCTCTTCCCCGACGTCGAGGGGCTGCTGGAAGCGACAAGGATCCTTGTCAAGGAAGGGTTCACTGTCCTGCCCTACACTTCGGACGATCTGGTGACGGCCAGGAAGCTGCGCGATGCGGGGGCCGCGGCCATCATGCCGCTGGGGGCGCCGATCGGTTCGGGGCTTGGAATCCAGAATCGCACAAACCTAAGACTCCTGCTCGAGGAGATCCTCGATCTTCCGGTCATCGTCGACGCCGGAGTGGGGACCGCCTCGGATGCTTCCATCGCGATGGAGCTGGGCTGCGACGGCGTCCTGATGAACACCGGCATCGCATCGGCCTCCGATCCGGTGCGCATGGCGAGGGCGATGCGCCTCGCGGTGGAGGCAGGGCGGCTGGCCCATGAAGCGGGGAGGATCCCGAAAAAAGCCGCCGGCTGCGCCAGCAGCCCCACCGACTGGATGATCGAATAGCCGCGGTCTTGCCCTCCCACGCGAACTCCCTCTGAGCGTCTCGCCCGCCCGCTGATCTTCCGCAGCTTCGCGCTTCAATCGATGTCCAGGACGAAAGTGAGTGTCGGCAAGGGGTGCGAAGTGTTCCGGGAGGAATGACACGAGGGCGGGCCCCAGGTTCGCCGGAGGGGTTTCCTGCGCACCTGCCGGCCGTTCAGGCGCGGCCGGTTTCCAGCAGCGGCGTGTACACCTGACGGCCGTTCAGGCGCGGCCGTTTTCCAGCAGCGGCCTGTACACCTGCCGGCCGTTCAGGCGCGGCTGGTTTCCAGCCGCCGCCTGCAACGGTGCCCCTGAGGGAACGACCTCTGCCTAGTAGTGGAACTCCATGCCGACCTGGAAGATCCGGCCGTAATCGACTTCGACGGGCTGACCCGCCGAAGCGCCGAAGGTGTCCACCGAGACGACGTTGAGCTCGTTCAGGGCGTTGAACACCTGGCCGGTGAAGCGCAGCTGGCTCCGGCCGACGTGGACGCTACGGCTCAGGGAGAGATCCAGGCTGCGGATGGAGGGCTGGCGCTGCGAGTTCTTGCCCTGGGCCGGATCGATGACGACGCCGGTCCCGGGCGAGAAGATCGTCGGACTGTAGAGGGAGCCCGACATGTAGCGGTAGATGACGGTCATGTCGAGCTGCGCCGGCAGCTTCCAGTAGCCCGAGAAGTTGACCACGTTCGGACGATCGTAGCGCAGCCGGGTGTAATCGAGGGAGCGCGCGTCCTGCCGCTTCTCGAAGCCGAAATCGGTCGCCGTATCCCCCTCGACCTTCGATCGGGTATACGAGGCGAGCATTTCGAAGCGATGGCTGAATGCCTTGCGCACGACCAGCTCGGCGCCGTGGTAGCGTGAGCTCCCCTTCGAATCGAAGACGACGGCACCGGTTGCTCCCGGCTGGACATCCAGTCCGCTGAGGTCGGTCGTGATGGTCGTGCGCAGCTGGTTCTGGCCCTTCCACTGGGTGTAGGAAAGCCCGATCGCCGTGTCCCATCCGATGGCCTGCTCGAAGCCCACCGTCATCGAGTCGCGGCGCGGCGCGTGCAGCGGTCCATCCACCACGTAGTCGTAGACGTAGAAGGGCGCCGACTCGTAGTACGAGCCCGGGTTGTTCACGTCGTCGGTGATGACCAGCGTCGTCTGGTAGCCGTCGGCGCGTGCGAAATCTACGAAGTCGGAGAAGATGTTGTCGTAGTACCTCCCCCAGTTGCCGTACAGCTTCGTCTTGCCCTTGCCCTGCGGATCGAAGGCCACGCCCAGACGCGGGGAGAGGTTCTTGTCCCCGATGATCGACTGGTAGTCCAGGCGGATCCCGGCATCGGTCGTCCAGTGCGCGTTCGGCGTCCAGGTGTCCTGGCCGTAGAGGGAGGCTTCACGCCCTTTCTGGTTGGTCTTCTCCGGCTCGAGGTAGTCGTACTTCAGGAACTCGTGGTACCCGAAATAGGAGCCTCCCGACTCGAAGTTGGGATCGTAATCCGAGATATCGAGGAAGGTCGGCTGGGTCCGGTTGGCCCCGGTGAAATCGACGAACGAATAGTCGAGACCCGCCTTCACGGTGTGGGCCGTTCCCGCCTTGAGGGTCACCGCCTCGCTGAGGCGGGTCCTGAGCGTGGAGCGGTCCTGATCGTTCGGATACGCGCCCGAGAAGGCCTGCGCCGAATTGCTCGTGCCGATGCCGTCGGAAGCGTCTCCGTCGGACAGGGCGATGGTGAAGGCGCCCAGTCCCGGATCGACCGGGCGGGCGGTGAGGTATTGGTGGTGCATGAGCAGCTGGCTCTCCAGGAAGGCCGCGGGGCTGAAGATGTGCGTGTCGCGAGCCTGGAAGAAGAAGCCGCCCTGGGTCTGGTCGAAGTTGGTACCCGGCGCGAAACGCGCGTCGGTGATGACGTCGGCGAAGCGCGCCGGGTCGGTGGCC
The window above is part of the Candidatus Polarisedimenticolia bacterium genome. Proteins encoded here:
- a CDS encoding aminotransferase class IV, producing the protein MPLPDTTLENARAALIEVGRKARAFVSMPVVEGVTPRILLDPARSAAQEAAEGLPRRHGTFRLDEIGLPLLDHVVLYGDACFEGILIKHGRVFLLREHLDRLWRSAAELGIAVPYSREALALHLLETIRQVPFEPQDNSYIRLVVSRGPGDLGINPKKCIGSSLFALVSTIRLYPREAYERGITLGIARVIRRPGANILDPRIKSNNYLNNVLALREGCNGDEHVECIMLNEAGFVAEATVDNIFVVLKEKGWEKDPARVRVVTPAEAYCLNGITRMTILRLAREMGFTTEESPILLPLDLVGENREVFMTGTGAFVMPIVGVGGHRVGDGKPGKVTRDLLARITETMAEPGFGLEVGADAAEVRRYLTA
- the thiS gene encoding sulfur carrier protein ThiS, with product MKIVVNGEEREIAEGATLATLIELLQLPPGRIAVERNREVVPRAKHAETVLHEGDLLEMVRFMGGG
- a CDS encoding TonB-dependent receptor — encoded protein: MKSRTGRLAQAFIGTILAATMLSTPSWSQANITASIEGYVLDDAGNFVPGASVVLLSAPTNTRREQISSSEGRFAFTALPVGTFTLKVNLIGYPPYEMQEIRLNPGESRAIDVVLKAGMQEKVVVVAERGLLETEVTSDRNILDANYINNVPLTARRYQQILTLFPGVSNDEGFSLAQYHIRGSRVTQNGFRLDGATINDPVTGTFGLNINQNSIERFELERGGFQAEYGEQSGGIANIVTKSGTNEFQLFYSGFYRDSSFSSQLKDFDQVIASGDSDGISTNNNNPRPETQQWQEIAAGGPIVKDRLWYFTSFQYWQEDVGSIFNDGLSKGDRYNFQFKTTWQVSPDNTMVFNLATDPARFADVITDARFAPGTNFDQTQGGFFFQARDTHIFSPAAFLESQLLMHHQYLTARPVDPGLGAFTIALSDGDASDGIGTSNSAQAFSGAYPNDQDRSTLRTRLSEAVTLKAGTAHTVKAGLDYSFVDFTGANRTQPTFLDISDYDPNFESGGSYFGYHEFLKYDYLEPEKTNQKGREASLYGQDTWTPNAHWTTDAGIRLDYQSIIGDKNLSPRLGVAFDPQGKGKTKLYGNWGRYYDNIFSDFVDFARADGYQTTLVITDDVNNPGSYYESAPFYVYDYVVDGPLHAPRRDSMTVGFEQAIGWDTAIGLSYTQWKGQNQLRTTITTDLSGLDVQPGATGAVVFDSKGSSRYHGAELVVRKAFSHRFEMLASYTRSKVEGDTATDFGFEKRQDARSLDYTRLRYDRPNVVNFSGYWKLPAQLDMTVIYRYMSGSLYSPTIFSPGTGVVIDPAQGKNSQRQPSIRSLDLSLSRSVHVGRSQLRFTGQVFNALNELNVVSVDTFGASAGQPVEVDYGRIFQVGMEFHY
- a CDS encoding thiazole synthase: MRGKGPLQLGDRRFSSRLILGTGKYPSETIMQQALEASGTELVTVAVRRVDLGARGKGSLLDFIDPARYTLLPNTAGCTTAGEAVRTARLAAEAGLSSMVKLEVIGDQRTLFPDVEGLLEATRILVKEGFTVLPYTSDDLVTARKLRDAGAAAIMPLGAPIGSGLGIQNRTNLRLLLEEILDLPVIVDAGVGTASDASIAMELGCDGVLMNTGIASASDPVRMARAMRLAVEAGRLAHEAGRIPKKAAGCASSPTDWMIE
- a CDS encoding sigma-54 dependent transcriptional regulator, with the translated sequence MNKHSLRILVLDPDETTGAEALRSLGQDGFRVSAVVTLKRALRLLARRDYDLAVVALGVAGLGPRPLFARLREAAPAIPILALVEPGKMVHAVRALKGGAEDCLSKPVDPFELRRRVGRILERKDLADRLAHLQSALSERYSLSSIVQNSPAMKGVVQRITQVAAANSTILILGESGVGKELVAKAIHYNSPRRHRPFLAINCSAIPASLIESELFGHERGAFTGAVERVRGKFEMAEGGTIFLDEVGEMDLPTQVKLLRVLEEREFMRVGGTRNIRIDVRVLAATNAALQQRIRQGQFREDLYFRLQVITLQVPPLRQRSADLPELVRTFLDSMARANSVPPKEISPEALFLLSHYAWPGNVRELKNLLESLVVMLPGDRIEAADLPAVVKGERGAEELMPRVEAGMTLKEMERELISKTLARTEGNRTRAARMLAIGVRTLHRKIREYNLR
- a CDS encoding sensor domain-containing diguanylate cyclase — translated: MNEAPSILREVTLWPLGGIALLSFVLGYFLARMGRGEASRTRGPSQESTAFVDLETFRESQKIKARLELENQTFSEFFQLLTDFTRELDGNMDISLLPRRLLGIIDKIFLPSQILIFITDPVLTDRLILKESKSSSKDALVPREIPFGEGKIGWVAQSRTTMDQEDFVREMRTGGANLDAPGHFRFKVDLCAPMLENNQSLQGVISVGGITRHPKFEKRLLSMIADLGAMSLMNRRLMEGQRRKANSDGLTGLITKRYLQELLGEEIHKAEVETKPVSLFIFDLDHFKKLNDTHGHLTGDLVLKETAEVVRKTVREGDIAARWGGEEFLVILPETPKEGAWLAAEKVRQALAKHVFHDEAGDPIAAVTLSGGVATFPGDGRTQSQLVGAADEALYGAKRSGRNKVMKAEPKFLSEAGAELVFGEGSGAA